One Natronomonas gomsonensis genomic window, CCAGAGTCCGGCTGGCCATCGTCGCCCGTTCGAATCGGCTCAGGAATACGTTTCCTCCGGGAGGCAAAAGGAGAATACCTTTCAACGGATAGGATAGGGTATGGTGTTTACGACCGAAGCAATCCACCCTCGACATGGGTTTTACGCGTTAGGGTGGCTCTGTTTCGGGTTCGGAATCGGCCACGGCCTGCTCGAAGCCAACGGATTGGAATCGGTCCTTGAAATGCTCATAATCGTCGGAGTGTCCACAATCGTGTTCCATACAGGCTACGGACTTCACGAGCGACCGATTTCACAAGCCGGCCAGTGGCGAGCGTTACTGGAGGGTGTGGTCATAGCCGGGTCGTTTACACTCCTCGCGGTTGCCGTCTGGGTGACGTGGTCGCTGGACGGAATCAATACCGAACTGAGCTTTCTCCTTGCGTTTGCGGCCTCACTCGGTGCAGCAGTCGGTACTCGGGGGAGTCTCTATGCGGTCCAATCGAACGAGCAACTGGCCGAGACGGACGACCTCACCAAACTGCTCCGAATCAATCAGCGAGTCCTCCGACACAATCTTCGGAACGAACTCTCAGTCGCGCTTGGACACCTCGAAAACATCGAGAACGCTGCCGAAACGGACGACTTCGCCCACGACATCGACCTGATTCGCGACCACCTCGAGGCGCTTCTCGAAACCACCACTCGGACTCGGAAGATCGTTGCCATCTGGGACGACACCGATTCGACCACACTTGAACTGACATCGATAATCGAGAGTCAGATACAGCAGGTTCGAGAGGACCACCCAACGGGAACGCTCTCCTCGAGGCTGCCGGCGGAGTGTCGGGTGACCGCCCACTCGGCACTCCCACTCGCGATTCGTGAGGCACTGACGAACGCAATCGAACACAACTCGGCCGATGTTTCGGTTACCGTGACGGTTGAGTGTCACGACGAGTCGGTCCACCTCACAATCGCAGACACGGGGACTGGAATCCCGGAAACCGACCGAGAGGCGATAACTCTTCCCGAAGAGACGCCGCTCACCCACACCCGTGGACTCGGACTGTGGATTCTCTATTGGACAGTCCGAATGTCTGATGGCACGGTCGCCTTCGAGAACAACGAGCCAAGCGGGACCGTCGTTCGCATTACGCTCCCGACCGCATCGTCGTAATCCTCAGGTCGAATCCAGTTGATACGTCGACCGCCACCGGCGGCAATCACCGCCACGGC contains:
- a CDS encoding sensor histidine kinase, with protein sequence MVFTTEAIHPRHGFYALGWLCFGFGIGHGLLEANGLESVLEMLIIVGVSTIVFHTGYGLHERPISQAGQWRALLEGVVIAGSFTLLAVAVWVTWSLDGINTELSFLLAFAASLGAAVGTRGSLYAVQSNEQLAETDDLTKLLRINQRVLRHNLRNELSVALGHLENIENAAETDDFAHDIDLIRDHLEALLETTTRTRKIVAIWDDTDSTTLELTSIIESQIQQVREDHPTGTLSSRLPAECRVTAHSALPLAIREALTNAIEHNSADVSVTVTVECHDESVHLTIADTGTGIPETDREAITLPEETPLTHTRGLGLWILYWTVRMSDGTVAFENNEPSGTVVRITLPTASS